A region from the Malus domestica chromosome 07, GDT2T_hap1 genome encodes:
- the LOC139197684 gene encoding uncharacterized protein: MPLIDIVLDQLSCDIQTPETNILPQRKQFKIYREEFPEAIRTYIICQTDVNLDGNCGYRVISMTLGLIMDGVRYAEIERALDYFEDGFALEYNWLTMPDMGHIIATCYNVILIHLSMTQCITFLPYSLESSSQSGDTDLHEVAIGYLTEDHHFIQVHLCEDHPMPPVSTMWHKKSQTSSDIRVKNLYSKYQGRVDQFKQLRGLENVATNDVVDLEDD, encoded by the exons ATGCCTCTGATTGACATTGTCCTTGATCAACTAAGTTGTGACATTCAAACACCAGAGACTAATATATTGCCACAACGTAAACAATTTAAG ATATATAGAGAAGAATTCCCTGAGGCTATCAGGACATATATTATCTGTCAAACTGATGTTAATCTTGATGGAAACTGTGGATACAGAGTCATATCTATGACTTTGGGATTGATAATGGATGGCGTAAG GTATGCGGAGATTGAGCGAGCACTTGATTATTTTGAAGATGGTTTTGCACTAGAGTATAATTGGTTGACCATGCCAGATATGGGGCATATAATTGCTACATGTTATAACGTGATTTTGATACACTTGAGCATGACACAATGCATTACGTTTCTTCCATACTCTCTAGAGTCATCATCTCAATCAGGTGATACTGACCTACATGAGGTTGCCATTGGTTATCTAACTGAAGATCATCATTTTATCCAG GTACATTTGTGTGAAGATCACCCTATGCCACCAGTTTCTACCATGTGGCACAAAAAGAGTCAAACGAGCAGTGATATTAGAGTGAAAAACTTGTACTCAAAATATCAGGGGCGTGTGGATCAATTCAAGCAACTTCGAGGACTAGAGAATGTAGCCACTAATGATGTTGTGGATCTTGAAGATGATTAA